The Tistrella mobilis genome window below encodes:
- a CDS encoding glutaredoxin family protein, which yields MTESSKPQILIYTTPTCPDCHALKRWLDQQGLAYEERDLTDPKIAEEAKARTGVRVAPITIIGSEVFYGTFPSQKPGLVKALGLAGSL from the coding sequence GCAGCAAACCCCAGATTCTCATCTACACCACACCGACCTGTCCGGACTGCCACGCGCTCAAACGCTGGCTCGACCAACAGGGCCTCGCCTACGAGGAACGCGACCTCACCGACCCGAAGATCGCCGAGGAGGCAAAGGCCCGGACCGGCGTCCGGGTCGCTCCGATCACCATCATCGGATCGGAAGTCTTCTACGGGACCTTCCCGAGCCAGAAGCCGGGCCTCGTCAAGGCGCTCGGTCTCGCCGGGAGCCTGTGA